The Andrena cerasifolii isolate SP2316 chromosome 15, iyAndCera1_principal, whole genome shotgun sequence genome includes a window with the following:
- the LOC143377185 gene encoding bifunctional 3'-phosphoadenosine 5'-phosphosulfate synthase isoform X2 — protein sequence MISNDGTKCTNGEIDYIVASNVTQQIHHVTREKRGEAYGRFKGFRGCTIWLTGLSGAGKTSISFELENHLISRGIPAYSIDGDNVRRSLNRNLGFTKEDREENVRRAAEVAKLFADCGIITICSFVSPFEADRQLARKIHEEFNIKFFEIFVNASVEICEARDVKGLYKKAREGIIKSFTGVGQKYEVPEKPDLVVNTEVHSLEKSTKKVVKFLKREGIIPDDREDVQELFVESDRIEDAKREAENLTSIEITDVDLQWVQVLAEGWASPLRGFMREDEYLQCQHFKTLQQNESVNNQSIPIVLPVNTVQKEKCNDVPALTLTYQGRPIAILRRPEFFAHRKEERCCREFGTNDPGHPYIRMIQKSGDWLVGGELEVLERIRWNDGLDKYRLTPNEIREKCKEMGADAVFAFQLRNPVHNGHALLMQDTRKYLLEERGFKKPVLLLHPLGGWTKEDDVPLSVRINQHQSVLEEGVLHPDTILAIFPSPMMYAGPTEVQWHAKARMMAGAGFYIVGRDPAGLPHPSKSVTPDGNLYDVTHGARVLSMAPGLQNLEIIPFRVAAYDNRASKMAFFEPERSQDFIFISGTKMRELAKSGENPPEGFMAPKAWQIVANYYKQKLNNGV from the exons ATTGTGGCGTCAAATGTGACACAGCAGATTCATCATGTGACGAGAGAAAAACGAGGAGAGGCTTACGGGAGATTCAAAGGATTTCGCGGATGTACAATTTGGCTGACGGGACTGTCAGGAGCTGGGAAGACCTCGATTTCGTTCGAGCTTGAAAATCACCTTATATCGCGG GGAATACCAGCGTACAGTATCGACGGTGACAATGTTCGTAGGAGCTTAAATCGGAATCTCGGCTTCACCAAAGAGGATAGGGAGGAGAATGTGAGAAGAGCAGCAGAAGTAGCCAAGCTGTTCGCGGACTGCGGTATAATCACCATTTGCAGTTTCGTCTCTCCATTCGAGGCAGATAGACAATTGGCCAGAAAGATTCACGAAGAATTCAACATAAAATTCTTCGAAATCTTCGTCAACGCTTCCGTCGAAATTTGCGAAGCGAGAGACGTCAAAGGGTTGTACAAGAAAGCTAGGGAGGGTATTATTAAAAGCTTCACGGGGGTGGGTCAGAAATACGAAGTGCCTGAAAAACCTGATCTGGTCGTGAACACTGAAGTTCACAGCCTGGAGAAATCGACGAAGAAGGTGGTCAAGTTCTTGAAAAGGGAGGGGATTATCCCAGATGATCGCGAAGATGTGCAAGAGTTGTTCGTTGAGAGTGATAGGATTGAAGATGCCAAGAGGGAGGCTGAGAATCTTACGA GTATCGAGATTACCGATGTCGATTTGCAATGGGTCCAAGTACTCGCTGAAGGTTGGGCAAGTCCTCTCAGAGGTTTTATGAGGGAAGATGAGTACTTACAG TGCCAGCATTTCAAGACCCTTCAGCAGAATGAAAGTGTTAATAATCAATCCATACCAATTGTTCTTCCGGTTAACACCGTTCAAAAAGAAAAATGCAACGACGTACCAGCATTAACCCTCACGTACCAAGGTCGACCCATTGCAATTTTACGCAGGCCAGAATTCTTTGCGCATCGAAAGGAAGAAAG ATGTTGTAGGGAATTCGGAACGAATGACCCAGGCCATCCTTACATTAGGATGATTCAAAAGTCAGGTGATTGGTTGGTCGGAGGAGAGTTGGAGGTTCTCGAAAGAATTCGATGGAACGACGGTCTCGACAAATACAGGCTTACCCCCAACGAAATACGAGAGAAGTGTAAAGAGATGGGTGCTGATGCTGTTTTCGCTTTTCAATTAAGGAATCCTGTGCATAATGGTCATGCGCTTCTGATGCAG GACACGAGGAAATACCTTCTGGAAGAACGTGGCTTTAAAAAGCCGGTTCTTTTATTACACCCTCTAGGAGGATGGACGAAAGAAGATGACGTCCCATTATCAGTACGGATAAATCAGCACCAAAGTGTTCTCGAGGAAGGTGTGTTACACCCAGACACCATTCTGGCCATTTTCCCAAGTCCAATGATGTACGCTGGCCCCACTGAG GTTCAATGGCACGCTAAAGCAAGAATGATGGCAGGGGCAGGTTTCTACATTGTTGGCCGTGATCCTGCAGGTTTACCGCATCCCAGCAAATCCGTAACTCCCGATG GGAATCTGTATGATGTTACACATGGTGCTAGGGTCCTGTCGATGGCACCAGGTCTTCAGAATCTTGAAATCATCCCATTTAGAGTAGCAGCCTATGACAACAGAGCGAGTAAGATGGCGTTCTTTGAACCAGAACGATCTCAGGACTTCATTTTCATATCAGGAACTAAAATGAGAG
- the LOC143377185 gene encoding bifunctional 3'-phosphoadenosine 5'-phosphosulfate synthase isoform X1 encodes MGMYVNPLLENRRAERKVNQIVASNVTQQIHHVTREKRGEAYGRFKGFRGCTIWLTGLSGAGKTSISFELENHLISRGIPAYSIDGDNVRRSLNRNLGFTKEDREENVRRAAEVAKLFADCGIITICSFVSPFEADRQLARKIHEEFNIKFFEIFVNASVEICEARDVKGLYKKAREGIIKSFTGVGQKYEVPEKPDLVVNTEVHSLEKSTKKVVKFLKREGIIPDDREDVQELFVESDRIEDAKREAENLTSIEITDVDLQWVQVLAEGWASPLRGFMREDEYLQCQHFKTLQQNESVNNQSIPIVLPVNTVQKEKCNDVPALTLTYQGRPIAILRRPEFFAHRKEERCCREFGTNDPGHPYIRMIQKSGDWLVGGELEVLERIRWNDGLDKYRLTPNEIREKCKEMGADAVFAFQLRNPVHNGHALLMQDTRKYLLEERGFKKPVLLLHPLGGWTKEDDVPLSVRINQHQSVLEEGVLHPDTILAIFPSPMMYAGPTEVQWHAKARMMAGAGFYIVGRDPAGLPHPSKSVTPDGNLYDVTHGARVLSMAPGLQNLEIIPFRVAAYDNRASKMAFFEPERSQDFIFISGTKMRELAKSGENPPEGFMAPKAWQIVANYYKQKLNNGV; translated from the exons ATGGGGATGTACGTAAATCCTTTATTGGAGAATCGAAGAGCGGAGAGAAAAGTGAATCAG ATTGTGGCGTCAAATGTGACACAGCAGATTCATCATGTGACGAGAGAAAAACGAGGAGAGGCTTACGGGAGATTCAAAGGATTTCGCGGATGTACAATTTGGCTGACGGGACTGTCAGGAGCTGGGAAGACCTCGATTTCGTTCGAGCTTGAAAATCACCTTATATCGCGG GGAATACCAGCGTACAGTATCGACGGTGACAATGTTCGTAGGAGCTTAAATCGGAATCTCGGCTTCACCAAAGAGGATAGGGAGGAGAATGTGAGAAGAGCAGCAGAAGTAGCCAAGCTGTTCGCGGACTGCGGTATAATCACCATTTGCAGTTTCGTCTCTCCATTCGAGGCAGATAGACAATTGGCCAGAAAGATTCACGAAGAATTCAACATAAAATTCTTCGAAATCTTCGTCAACGCTTCCGTCGAAATTTGCGAAGCGAGAGACGTCAAAGGGTTGTACAAGAAAGCTAGGGAGGGTATTATTAAAAGCTTCACGGGGGTGGGTCAGAAATACGAAGTGCCTGAAAAACCTGATCTGGTCGTGAACACTGAAGTTCACAGCCTGGAGAAATCGACGAAGAAGGTGGTCAAGTTCTTGAAAAGGGAGGGGATTATCCCAGATGATCGCGAAGATGTGCAAGAGTTGTTCGTTGAGAGTGATAGGATTGAAGATGCCAAGAGGGAGGCTGAGAATCTTACGA GTATCGAGATTACCGATGTCGATTTGCAATGGGTCCAAGTACTCGCTGAAGGTTGGGCAAGTCCTCTCAGAGGTTTTATGAGGGAAGATGAGTACTTACAG TGCCAGCATTTCAAGACCCTTCAGCAGAATGAAAGTGTTAATAATCAATCCATACCAATTGTTCTTCCGGTTAACACCGTTCAAAAAGAAAAATGCAACGACGTACCAGCATTAACCCTCACGTACCAAGGTCGACCCATTGCAATTTTACGCAGGCCAGAATTCTTTGCGCATCGAAAGGAAGAAAG ATGTTGTAGGGAATTCGGAACGAATGACCCAGGCCATCCTTACATTAGGATGATTCAAAAGTCAGGTGATTGGTTGGTCGGAGGAGAGTTGGAGGTTCTCGAAAGAATTCGATGGAACGACGGTCTCGACAAATACAGGCTTACCCCCAACGAAATACGAGAGAAGTGTAAAGAGATGGGTGCTGATGCTGTTTTCGCTTTTCAATTAAGGAATCCTGTGCATAATGGTCATGCGCTTCTGATGCAG GACACGAGGAAATACCTTCTGGAAGAACGTGGCTTTAAAAAGCCGGTTCTTTTATTACACCCTCTAGGAGGATGGACGAAAGAAGATGACGTCCCATTATCAGTACGGATAAATCAGCACCAAAGTGTTCTCGAGGAAGGTGTGTTACACCCAGACACCATTCTGGCCATTTTCCCAAGTCCAATGATGTACGCTGGCCCCACTGAG GTTCAATGGCACGCTAAAGCAAGAATGATGGCAGGGGCAGGTTTCTACATTGTTGGCCGTGATCCTGCAGGTTTACCGCATCCCAGCAAATCCGTAACTCCCGATG GGAATCTGTATGATGTTACACATGGTGCTAGGGTCCTGTCGATGGCACCAGGTCTTCAGAATCTTGAAATCATCCCATTTAGAGTAGCAGCCTATGACAACAGAGCGAGTAAGATGGCGTTCTTTGAACCAGAACGATCTCAGGACTTCATTTTCATATCAGGAACTAAAATGAGAG